A region from the Vicia villosa cultivar HV-30 ecotype Madison, WI linkage group LG3, Vvil1.0, whole genome shotgun sequence genome encodes:
- the LOC131660789 gene encoding endo-1,4-beta-xylanase 1-like: MKNSEKVDAGNLSDSEACVSIIQKTTNMVGVSTDDENIILNPQFEDGLNNWTGRGCKIALHDSMGDGKILPKSGKFFAAATERTQSWNGIQQEITGRVQRKLAYEVTALVRIFGNNVNTSDLRVTLYVQKPDLREQYIGIANVQATNKDWAQMQGKFLLNDSPSKVIVYFEGPAAGTDILLNSLVIKHAAKTPPSPPPDFENVAFGVNIIENSNLDNGTNGWSPLGNCTLSVGTGSPRVIPPMARDSLGPYESLSGRYILVTNRTQTWMGPSQTITEKLELYLTYQVSAWVRTSSGPHGPQNVGISLSVDGQWVNGGQTEVADSRWHEIGGSFRLEKQPSNVFVYIQGPVSGVDLMVAGLQIFPVDRQARFRYLRKQTDKIRKRDVTLKFSGVDTCDYTFVKVKQIENDFPIGSCITRTNIDNEDFVDFFVQHFNWAVFGNELKWFWTEPQKGNFNYKDADDMLDLCQKYKIDIRGHCIFWEVDGNVQQWVKSLNKNDLMTAVQNRLNGLLTRYKGKFKHYDVNNEMLHGSFYQDRLGKDIRANMFKTAHQVDPSVNLFVNDYHVEDGCDANSSPEKYIQQILDLQDQGAPVGGIGIQGHIDSPVGPIVCSALDKLATIGLPIWFTELDVSSTNEYIRGDDLEVMLREAMAHPAVDGVILWGFWELFMSRDNAHLVNAEGEINEAGRRFIDLKQEWLSRSHGHVDEQGEFNFRGFSGMYNVEVVTLEKVTSKTFFVDKGDSSLVISIDL, translated from the exons ATGAAAAACTCGGAGAAGGTTGATGCTGGAAACCTCTCAGACTCTGAGGCATGCGTTTCTATTATCCAAAAGACAACAAACATGGTAGGTGTTTCCACTGACGACGAAAACATCATACTGAATCCTCAGTTTGAGGATGGCCTGAATAACTGGACTGGAAGAGGCTGCAAGATTGCGTTACACGATTCCATGGGAGACGGAAAAATCCTTCCAAAATCCGGGAAATTCTTTGCAGCTGCAACCGAGCGCACGCAAAGCTGGAATGGAATTCAGCAAGAGATCACTGGACGAGTGCAGCGCAAACTTGCGTATGAAGTCACTGCTTTAGTTCGGATATTTGGGAACAATGTCAATACTTCTGATCTACGTGTTACATTGTATGTTCAAAAACCAGATCTTCGAGAGCAGTATATAGGCATTGCCAA TGTGCAGGCAACAAATAAAGATTGGGCTCAAATGCAAGGAAAGTTCCTTCTAAATGATTCTCCCTCAAAAGTTATTGTTTATTTTGAAGGTCCTGCTGCAGGCACCGACATTCTTCTAAATAGTTTGGTTATAAAGCATGCTGCTAAAACACCACCTTCGCCACCCCCGGATTTCGAG aATGTTGCTTTCGGCGTTAACATAATCGAGAACAGCAATCTGGATAATGGCACGAATGGATGGTCTCCTCTCGGTAACTGCACTTTGAGCGTTGGAACTGGTTCACCGCGTGTGATTCCACCAATGGCAAGAGACTCTCTTGGTCCTTACGAATCCCTTAGCGGACGCTACATTCTTGTAACCAACCGCACACAAACATGGATGGGACCTTCTCAGACGATTACTGAGAAATTGGAACTATATTTAACTTATCAAGTATCTGCTTGGGTCCGGACTAGTTCCGGACCTCATGGCCCTCAGAATGTCGGTATTTCCCTTAGTGTTGACGGCCAGTGGGTCAATGGAGGACAAACTGAAGTGGCTGATAGCAGATGGCATGAAATCGGCGGTTCATTTAGACTTGAAAAACAGCCATCTAATGTTTTTGTTTATATTCAAGGTCCTGTTTCTGGTGTCGACTTAATGGTTGCAGGACTTCAAATTTTTCCTGTTGATAGACAAGCAAGGTTTCGATATTTAAGGAAGCAAACAGACAAG ATTCGTAAGCGTGATGTTACGCTAAAATTTTCTGGTGTGGACACATGCGATTATACCTTTGTGAAAGTTAAACAAATAGAGAACGATTTTCCAATTGGATCATGCATCACCCGAACAAATATCGACAATGAAGATTTTGTAGACTTCTTTGTGCAACATTTTAACTGGGCTGTATTCGGAAACGAGTTGAAATGGTTTTGGACAGAGCCACAAAAAGGTAACTTCAACTACAAGGATGCTGATGACATGTTAGACTTGTGTCAGAAATACAAGATCGACATTCGTGGGCATTGTATCTTCTGGGAAGTGGATGGCAATGTTCAACAATGGGTCAAATCACTTAACAAAAATGACTTAATGACAGCTGTTCAAAATCGCTTAAACGGATTATTAACTCGCTACAAAGGCAAGTTCAAGCACTATGATGTTAACAATGAAATGTTGCATGGTTCATTTTATCAAGACAGGCTAGGTAAGGATATACGGGCGAACATGTTCAAGACTGCGCACCAAGTCGATCCATCTGTTAACCTATTTGTGAATGACTATCACGTCGAAGATGGATGTGACGCGAATTCATCTCCCGAAAAATACATACAACAGATTCTTGATTTGCAAGACCAAGGCGCCCCGGTTGGGGGAATAGGAATTCAGGGCCACATTGATAGTCCTGTCGGGCCTATTGTTTGTTCTGCGCTCGATAAACTTGCTACTATCGGTCTACCAATCTGGTTTACCGAACTTGACGTATCTTCCACTAATGAATATATTAGAGGTGACGATTTGGAAGTTATGTTACGCGAAGCTATGGCGCACCCGGCTGTAGATGGTGTAATACTATGGGGATTTTGGGAGTTGTTTATGAGCCGCGACAATGCGCATTTGGTTAATGCAGAAGGCGAAATCAATGAAGCCGGGAGAAGGTTCATTGATCTTAAACAAGAGTGGCTATCTCGCAGTCATGGTCATGTTGATGAACAAGGAGAATTCAACTTTAGAGGATTCAGTGGAATGTACAATGTGGAAGTTGTTACCTTGGAAAAGGTAACTTCCAAGACATTTTTTGTTGACAAAGGTGATTCTTCATTGGTGATATCAATTGACTTGTAA